The genomic DNA CAGTGCACCCGTGGAACCGGCTTTGCCGGGCCACGGGGTGCGTCCCTCTGGAGGGAAGGCGCGAAGCGACTCAGGGGGGTCATATAACTTTCGCGCGCATCAGGTCGCGGATGTGGACCACGCCTTCCAGCGTTCCGGTCGCTCCCACCACCAGCACGCTGGTGATGCCGTGGGTTTCCATCATTTCGGCGGCATTGACCGCCAGGGCGTCGGGCGCAATGCGGCGGGGCGTGGCGTGCATGACCTGGGCGGCCGTGGCCTTGCGCAGGTCGGCGCCCGCTTCGATGCGGCGGCGCAGATCGCCGTCGGTAAAGATGCCCAGCACCTGCCCCGCGCCATCCACCACGGCCGTGGAACCCAGCCCCTTGGCGCTCATCTCGCGCATCAGCTCGCTGAAGGTGGCGTCGGGCAAAACGCGCGGAACCGCGTCGCCCGAGCGCATGACATCGCTCACATGCGTCAGCAGTTTGCGGCCCAGGGCGCCGCCGGGGTGCGAACGGGCAAAGTCTTCGGGCCGAAACCCGCGCGCATCGAGCAAGGCCACGGCCAGGGCATCGCCCATGGCCAGTTGCGCGGTGGTGCTGGCCGTGGGCGCCAGGTTCAGCGGGCAGGCTTCGCGCTGCACGCTGCAGTCGAGCGTGAGGTCGGCGTGGCGCGCCAGCGTGGAGTGCGCGCCGCCCGTCATGGCGATCAGGGGCACGCCCAGGCGCTTGAGCACCGGCAGCAGCGCCGTGAGCTCGCCACTTTCGCCGCTGTTGGAGATGGCCAGCACCAGGTCGTCGGCGGTCACCATGCCCAGATCGCCATGGCTGGCCTCGGCGGGGTGGACAAAAAAGGCGGGGGTGCCGGTGGACGCCAGGGTGGCTGCAATCTTGCGCCCGATATGACCGCTCTTGCCCATGCCCATGACCACCACGCGCCCGGTGGTCTGCAGCACGCGCTGCACGGCCTGCACAAACCGGGCGTCCAGGCGTGCGGCCAACCCGGTGAGGGCAGCGGCCTCGATGTCAAACGTTTCCCGCGCCAGGCGCAGGACCTGATCCGGATCAAGAGGGGAAAGGGCGGCGGGAGTCATCCGCGGATTCTATCGACCGGGGTGCGGGGCCTCGGATAGCATTGGTCTATGTCCTCACTCGCGCTGACCTTGCTTTATCTCCTGGCCGCGGTGTTGGGGGTGGTGGTGTGTCGCAGCCTCAAACTGCCGCCGATGCTGGGCTACCTGGCCGCAGGCGTGCTGATCGGACCCCATGCGCTGGCGCTGGCGCAGAACTCGGAAGGGGTGCGGCACCTCGGCGAATTCGGGGTGGTGTTCCTGATGTTCGCCATCGGGCTCGAATTCAGCCTGCCCAAGCTGCGCGCCATGCGCCGCCAGGTGTTTGGCCTGGGACTGCTGCAGGTGGTGCTGAGCATGCTGGTGGTCACCGGGCTGCTGCTGGCGCTGGCGCACCTGGTGGGCGGCGTGTGGGCGCTGGGCTGGCAGTCGGCCCTGGCGCTGTCGGGGGTGCTGGCCATGAGCAGCACGGCCATCGTCGTCAAGCTGATGGCCGAGCGCTCCGAACTTGAAAGCGAGCATGGCCGGCGCGTGATGGGCATCCTGCTGTTCCAGGACCTGGCGGTGGTGCCCCTGCTGGTGCTGATTCCGGCCCTGGGCTCGTCGCCCGACCGCCTGCTCACGGCGCTGGGGCTGGCGCTGCTCAAGGCCGCGCTGCTGGTGGGCCTGCTGCTGACGGGCGGCCAGCGCCTGATGCGCTGGTGGCTCACGCAGGTGGCTCGGCGCAAGAGCGACGAGCTGTTCATGCTGAACCTGCTGCTGATCACGCTGGGCCTGGCATGGCTGACCGACCTGGCCGGCCTGAGCCTGGCCCTGGGCGCCTTCATTGCGGGGGTGCTGGTCTCGGAGACCGAATACCGCCACCAGGTGGGCACGGATATCCGCCCGTTCCACGACGTGCTGCTGGGCCTGTTCTTCATCACCATCGGCATGATGCTGGACTGGCATATTCTGGTGGACCGCTGGGCGCTGGTGCTGGTGCTGGTCACGGTGCCGCTGCTGCTCAAGCTGGTGCTCATCCTGGTGCTGGCGCGCGGCATGGGCGCCACGGCCGGGGTGGCGCTGCGCACCGGCCTGTATCTTGCGCAGGCGGGCGAGTTCGGCTTTGTGCTGCTGTCGCTCACGCTGGAAAACGGGCTGGTGCAGCCGGCACTCATGAACCCGATTTTGGCGGCCATGGTGCTGTCGATGCTGGCCACGCCGTTTCTCATCCTGTACAGCAACCGCATCGTGATGAGGCTGGTGGCCAGCGACTGGCTGCAGCAGTCGCTGCAGATGACCACCATCGCGCGCAAGTCCATCAACACCAGCAAGCATGTGATCATTTGCGGCTTTGGCCGCTGCGGCCAGAACCTGGCCCGGATGCTGGAGCGCGAAGGCATTCCCTACATGGCGCTGGACCTGGACCCCGACCGCGTGCGCCAGGCCGCCGCCGCGGGCCATTCCGTGGTCTATGGCGATGCCACGCGCCTGCAGGCGCTGATGGCGGCGGGGCTGGTGCGCGCCAGCGCGGTTGCGGTGACCTATCTGGACGTGCCGTCGGCACTCAAGGTGCTGGCCAACACGCGCGCCCATGCGCCGCAGGTGCCCGTGGTGGTGCGCACGCAGGACGACCTGCACCTGGACAAGCTGCAGGAGGCAGGCGCCACCGAGGTGGTGCCCGAGGCCATCGAGGGCTCGCTCATGCTGGCCAGCCACGCACTGGCACTGGTGGGGGTGCCCATGCGCCGGGTGCTGCGGCTGGTGCAGGACCAGCGCGATGCGCGCTACAACCTGCTGCGCGGCTACTTCCATGGCGCCGACGACGACACCGTGAACGAGCGCGACCAGGAGCGCCTGTCCACCGTCACGCTGCCACCCGGCGCCAAAGTCGTCGGTCAGTCGCTGGGCGGGCTGGCCTTGCCGGCGATGGGCGTGCGGGTGGTCAATTTGCGGCGCGGCGACGGCCATCCGGGTGCCGCGGTGGCCGAAGCGCTGCTGGCGGCGGGCGATACGCTGGTGCTGTCGGGGCACCCTGCTGCGCTGGCGCTGGCGGAAGACAAGCTGCTGCGGGG from Acidovorax sp. T1 includes the following:
- a CDS encoding KpsF/GutQ family sugar-phosphate isomerase, translating into MTPAALSPLDPDQVLRLARETFDIEAAALTGLAARLDARFVQAVQRVLQTTGRVVVMGMGKSGHIGRKIAATLASTGTPAFFVHPAEASHGDLGMVTADDLVLAISNSGESGELTALLPVLKRLGVPLIAMTGGAHSTLARHADLTLDCSVQREACPLNLAPTASTTAQLAMGDALAVALLDARGFRPEDFARSHPGGALGRKLLTHVSDVMRSGDAVPRVLPDATFSELMREMSAKGLGSTAVVDGAGQVLGIFTDGDLRRRIEAGADLRKATAAQVMHATPRRIAPDALAVNAAEMMETHGITSVLVVGATGTLEGVVHIRDLMRAKVI
- a CDS encoding monovalent cation:proton antiporter-2 (CPA2) family protein, which translates into the protein MSSLALTLLYLLAAVLGVVVCRSLKLPPMLGYLAAGVLIGPHALALAQNSEGVRHLGEFGVVFLMFAIGLEFSLPKLRAMRRQVFGLGLLQVVLSMLVVTGLLLALAHLVGGVWALGWQSALALSGVLAMSSTAIVVKLMAERSELESEHGRRVMGILLFQDLAVVPLLVLIPALGSSPDRLLTALGLALLKAALLVGLLLTGGQRLMRWWLTQVARRKSDELFMLNLLLITLGLAWLTDLAGLSLALGAFIAGVLVSETEYRHQVGTDIRPFHDVLLGLFFITIGMMLDWHILVDRWALVLVLVTVPLLLKLVLILVLARGMGATAGVALRTGLYLAQAGEFGFVLLSLTLENGLVQPALMNPILAAMVLSMLATPFLILYSNRIVMRLVASDWLQQSLQMTTIARKSINTSKHVIICGFGRCGQNLARMLEREGIPYMALDLDPDRVRQAAAAGHSVVYGDATRLQALMAAGLVRASAVAVTYLDVPSALKVLANTRAHAPQVPVVVRTQDDLHLDKLQEAGATEVVPEAIEGSLMLASHALALVGVPMRRVLRLVQDQRDARYNLLRGYFHGADDDTVNERDQERLSTVTLPPGAKVVGQSLGGLALPAMGVRVVNLRRGDGHPGAAVAEALLAAGDTLVLSGHPAALALAEDKLLRG